The genomic region CCAATATTGGCACATGCGGAACCTGCAATTGTACAGGAAGAAGTTACAAACTTCTGGGTTCCATGAATTACATCGAGATGAGTTCCCTGTGCACCTTCCGCAAGGACATTCTTACCTTCATCAAGTGCCTTGTTAACTTCATAAGAAACATCCGTTACATAAGAAGCAAAACGCTTACCAAGTTTCACATATTTGTCAATAAGCTCCTGATCCATAACTATAGAAGGATCACCACCAAGCTCTTTTATAGCTGCTTCTTTTGATGCTGCCAGATCTTCAAGTCTTTTAAGGAACTTTTCTTTATCAGCAAGATCACCCATGCGGACTTCGTCCCTGGCAACCTTATCAATATATGCAAAACCAATACCACGTTTTGTAGTGCCTATCTTTTCAGTCCTCTGCGATTCCCTCAGGCCATCCAGTTCAATGTGATATGGCATTATAATACTGGCTTTGGCATCGACACCTACCCTTGTTGCATCTAAATTAATGCCACCTTCTGCAAGCATATCAAGTTCTTCTGCCAGCACTTCGGGATTAACAACAGTACCCGGACCTATTAGTACTCTTGAATCTAAAAGAAAACCAGATGGAATGAGGTGAAGCTTGTATACATCCTCACCTACTTTAACAGTGTGTCCCGCATTGTTTCCACCCTGGAAACGGACAACCAGATCATAGTTACCGGATATTAGGTCAACTATCTTACCTTTACCTTCATCGCCGAATTGAGCACCAGTAATAATTGTAAACATGGGTGCAGAATTACCCTGTTGGCTTAATAAAGTTTTGATTGGGCTTCAGATATCCTCTTCAAACGCAAGCATACGGCAGCCTTCATCACAGAAGCCTGATGAATCTACCTTACGACAACGTAAAGCCTTTGTAACTCCCATATCCACAAGAGTATCGATCAGTTTCTCCGCCACGGTGATACTTACGTTGAACTCAGATTGAAGCATGTATATGGCATCCGGCCTTTTTATAGAATAGAAACAAGCACGCGATCTTTTGTCTGACTGACAGGTATCATATGCATCACATTTCATAACGCGGGAACTGTTCTTAAAATGAATGGCAAGCCCCTGCCAAGAGTGTACGTTATGCATACCCTTTATGCCATAGATATTTGCCTTCGTTTTTTCCTTGTGTCTTAACATATATACTTACTAGCAAAACAAAAATATAATTACTTTTTGTTCAAAATATGAACAATCGCTATTTTGCCAAAGGGAAGCTAAAAAAACTAATTAATTGGCATAGGCTTTTAAATCACCCTAAAAACGCATTGTGGATATATCATCCTAAAAATACAAAAAGTAAGCAACATAATTTCACAAGGTATTAATAGTATCATGGAGTTTTAATAGACGAGTGGAGATCAAATGCTGACAAGCACAATAATAACCACAACAACCAGTACGATATCTTCAGCAGCGAGTGCCGTGTCAATGACGACACCAGTAGGACTGCCGGAATACGGTGTACTGGCCGTCGTTGCGCTGATCTTGTTGCTTTCGGCAAAAGAAATTTTATCTGCTTCTGACAAGTGGAATAAATCTCTGGATTGTTCATTAAATATGACAATCCTGCCGTTGTTGGTATCGTTTGTAGCAATAGTGATCTTCAAGGTATCAGAAATACTCTGATGCCTTTTTCTTTTTTAAATTTCATTACCATATTTTTTAATAAACAATGTTGACCGGCAAAATATCCGGCCAATTAAAACGAAAAACAGTAGTGCTCACTTATATCGATTCTTACGGAATCCTATAAAAATAGCCCCCAGACAAAGCACACCGACTACAGCACCCATCACACCAAGTTCCGGGATTTTACTCTGTATACCTGATAACGATTTGTTTTCCAGAATGTAACCATCCACCTCACCGGTGTCACTGTCACCTTCTGAGCTTTCGTCTTGGGTGGATTCCATATCAGCATTGTGGAGAATCTTCTCAACTTCATCACCAACACCGGAAGATTCTTCATCATCATTGCCAAGTGTGTCTGCATCAACAATCTTAAGCTCTGTCCCCGTGTGACTGCTGCTTTTTTTAGTGGAAGAAGATGAAGATGTGGAAGATGAACTACTGGAACTGTCGTCATCATCACTGGAACCATCGATTGTTCCTAAGGGAATAGACAGAGTCTGCCCACCTACCGTAAGAGCAAAATTACCCTCAGGCATGTTTTCTGTTGTATACGGATATTCAAAATACCCATCGGAATCTGCAGTAATAGAACCTTTCCCTCCGAAACTCAGAGTAACTTCGCTACTTGAAGAAGTGCCACTTACTCCTATATCATAGGTTCCACTTGTTATTTTGCTAGTACCAAAAGTAGCAACCCCGTTGTTCACAGTAACAGGTAGAGATGGCAATCCTTGACCTAAAACATACAGAGTTATATCCAGACTGTCAACACCTTCTGCCCTTAAGCTAAAAGATTCAGAGCCATCCGGTATTGTAATTTTTCCTATATGATACTCATAGCTCCCATCTGAAACAGATTGAATTTTTTCAAAAGTAACTGATACAGATATTTCCTCATTCGGAGAAGCCGTCCCACTAACAGTTACCGTATCTCCAGGAGAAGGATTAGGTGGTGAATAACTAAGATTAGTAACTTCTGCCATTGCTGTTGATGTCATTAACAATACAGCGGTAACAAGAACCAGCAACAATAATGAACTTTTTTTCATGAGGCCTGTTGGACTATGAAACAGGCTTTTTTTGTGAATCATATAAGATGCATCTCCATAAACAATTCTAAGGGATGTTTAGCGCATATACTAATCATTTATTCTTATATTATACTGGTCATCTATTTATTTAATAATTCCTGTAAATTTTTTTAAAAATATAGATCTCATGTAATATCATGCAATTATACTTTAGAAATTACAATAAATAGACAAAACTGGCAGAAATAGTTCAGGCCATCAGAGGTATTATTCCAAAAAGGAATATGTTTACCAGACCGTGAGCAAGTGTGATTAAAGGTAAACTGTTTGTTTTCTGGAACATATATCCAAATATCAAACCTGCAAATCCCGTGAAAAATATCTCATAAATAGTTCCATAACCAGAGTGCATTACACCGAACAAAAGACTTGCAAGCAACAATCCCTTAAAATCTCCGAAAGATTCTGAAAACCTGGTTTGAATTAATGACCTGAAAACCAGTTCCTCCACAAAACCGACAAAGAAGATCATGATAATTGAGATCTTTAAAAGACTTGCAATTGAAAGATCAGGTATAAGATTGCCTGCATGAATAGTGAAATGTTCACCCTGTGCAATAATTATACCCACTATAAATGCAAGAGGAACATACTTAGCCATATTTTTGAAGTGGACACCTAAGGTCTCTTTTGAGATGTTTTGATGACGTATTACCAGATATGCCGGCACTATCAATGGAGCATATATGTATACATAAAGATTAATCGTCATCTCAGAAAACACCGGCATAGACATGTTCAAAAGACGAAGAATCGGGAGCAATGTCAAAACCTGAAGACTCCTTGCTACATGAGTCCCATCTATCCATATTGATGAAACAGACAATGCAATTAACGTAATGACATGTAATGTTACTCCTGCCCTGTAATTCCCGGAATATAAAAGCAATTCCGCAAGTATTATCATAAGCATAGCAATAGAAATAACATAAGTATCTGTCAAACCCGGGATAACAGACTCTATATTCTCAGTTCTCGCTTTTTTGAAACTGTCACGTAAATTCCAGGAACCTTTCAGTTTCTTGTGTTTCATCAGGCAGCCTCCGTTACATTTATCCATAGATGCAGATCCCTGTAAGGTTCTGTCATATTGTCATCACGGTAAAGCAGATATTGTAATTTCATATCCTCGCCGGTGATACCGGGAACAAATGAAACCGGTTTTTCCCACGTCACATTATGGGCAAGTGCAATATGATTAAGGCTTGGAGGAGTTTCAATAGTTTCATTATTCAGCCGTATCACAAGAGAATAATTCACCACAGAATATTCATGGTTAACTATCCCTACAACAACATCCACACTTTCACCAATCTCAAGCTGAGTCTTGTAGTTATCAGCCATTCTCTCCGGACCCAATATGTAGAATTCAGTAAACTTTTCACCCTGTTTAGGTGTAACAACAACATATACAAGAGTCATTACTGATGCAAGTATGGAAATTACCAGAATTATCGTAAGAATTCTATCGAGTCTTGATTCCGGCTTCTCATTAATTTCAGCCATGACAGACTCATACATTTCCCTGAAAGGAACCGAAAATGCATCTGCTCCAAGTGCCTCACGTCTATAGACTGCCACAATGGACATCAGTATAGTAAAATTTGTCAGGAATACCAGTATTGGAACAAGTCTTATGCCCCAGGGAGTGTAATTCAGACCCAGACCGATTAAAGGAACAACTGCTATACTAAGCCCAAAACTCAGGGCAATGCGTTCTATGCCATCAAGATCATCTTTTCCCGGAAAGAGAGCAGCTATCAAAGCATAACCTGGCAGGAACAGAACCATTGGCAGGCCAAGCACAGTACGTATAGGACTGTCACTCAGGAAAGGAATAAGCACAAAAATGTCTGTAAGCAGAACAAGTGCGATGACAAGTTTGATGTCCGTAGGAGTATGTTTTTTATCGGGCATTTCTTTTATTAGGTACAGTATATAGTATATTTAATCTTTCTGAAAGGTTTACCGTTCTGAATAAGACTATTTGCATCACATCTAATATAAATAACACAGACATATAATTTTAATATATATGTCTTTTGCAAGCCAATATATAAATATCATACTATACTAATTCCTAAATGTTAACCATTTCAAATATATCGCAG from Methanolobus tindarius DSM 2278 harbors:
- a CDS encoding adenylosuccinate synthase — protein: MFTIITGAQFGDEGKGKIVDLISGNYDLVVRFQGGNNAGHTVKVGEDVYKLHLIPSGFLLDSRVLIGPGTVVNPEVLAEELDMLAEGGINLDATRVGVDAKASIIMPYHIELDGLRESQRTEKIGTTKRGIGFAYIDKVARDEVRMGDLADKEKFLKRLEDLAASKEAAIKELGGDPSIVMDQELIDKYVKLGKRFASYVTDVSYEVNKALDEGKNVLAEGAQGTHLDVIHGTQKFVTSSCTIAGSACANIGVGPTRVDEVLAIVKAYITRVGEGPLPTELFDDIGKQIQDVGGEFGTTTGRSRRCGWFDLPLLRKAIYLNGYTSIALTKLDVLSNLDTVKVCVAYELDGKVIDYPPEDTSELARCKPVYEDLQGWDSDLTGVKEFNDLPQTAQDYVTYLEDKMGVKIDIISVGPAREQTFRK
- a CDS encoding CPBP family intramembrane glutamic endopeptidase; translation: MKHKKLKGSWNLRDSFKKARTENIESVIPGLTDTYVISIAMLMIILAELLLYSGNYRAGVTLHVITLIALSVSSIWIDGTHVARSLQVLTLLPILRLLNMSMPVFSEMTINLYVYIYAPLIVPAYLVIRHQNISKETLGVHFKNMAKYVPLAFIVGIIIAQGEHFTIHAGNLIPDLSIASLLKISIIMIFFVGFVEELVFRSLIQTRFSESFGDFKGLLLASLLFGVMHSGYGTIYEIFFTGFAGLIFGYMFQKTNSLPLITLAHGLVNIFLFGIIPLMA
- a CDS encoding DUF1616 domain-containing protein; amino-acid sequence: MPDKKHTPTDIKLVIALVLLTDIFVLIPFLSDSPIRTVLGLPMVLFLPGYALIAALFPGKDDLDGIERIALSFGLSIAVVPLIGLGLNYTPWGIRLVPILVFLTNFTILMSIVAVYRREALGADAFSVPFREMYESVMAEINEKPESRLDRILTIILVISILASVMTLVYVVVTPKQGEKFTEFYILGPERMADNYKTQLEIGESVDVVVGIVNHEYSVVNYSLVIRLNNETIETPPSLNHIALAHNVTWEKPVSFVPGITGEDMKLQYLLYRDDNMTEPYRDLHLWINVTEAA